The window ACAACAATTTGATTGTTGACTGTCATTTGAGTATTCCCTACATGAAAATAGCAAAATTACATTCAGGAAATAGTTGACCAAATACCTGTAACAACACAATACACACATACACGGAATGTAATGAACAAAAAGGGGGTTATGTACACAGTTATGTTTCTCCATTCTAAATCAGATGTTAGCTTACCAAATCTACCAAGGCCAGCATCAATATCATTGATCATCAAACAGCTCATTTTTCCCTGTATCGGGAAAGCAATACTAAACAATGTTAGCAGATTAAACAATTGCAATAACATTGCTCAATTCAAAACATAGGTATTGAAGCTAGAGGTAATACTGATATGAACAATCTTAAACTATTTCAACCAAATTAGAAGGTGAACGTTGGACAGGTCAGCCTTCAGAATGTCATCATCACCACTTGGTATAAACATTGTTCAAATAACATTAGCCTACATCATCAACTCAAGGAATTGCAATAACATTGTTCAACTAATAAATACTCAAGTTAGAagtaaattagtgttttttacACAGAAACAGTCAAGTTAAAGGTGCAAGCAGGATAGGAAGTTGAGCTTTCCCTTCATTGTAAGTTAGATCCCTTTGATGGTAAATATGAATTAGGATTTTGGCCTGTTTGTTTAACCATTAGAAAATCAATTCTAGCACTTTCCACTGAAAAGCACAAGTTCCAATGCAATTTCTCCCTTGGCTTTTTCAAATCTAACTTTACTCCAATTCTAAACCAAATGGACACTTAGTACATTAGCAAATATCATATGTTAGCAAACGTAAAGGATATGAGAgagggggagagagagagaaagaggacaGTTTAAGGGAgagtgcaaaaagaaaaaaaagtacaagCAGAGAAATTTGAAGTTTGCAACACAATCTTTAGGTGATCAATGTCAAAAACCTCTAATAGCATAAACTGAAGCACAAATGTTAATTTGTTCAGAATAGATCATATTAGCATTCTTTTCTGCTTAGCATAGGGAGAGTAAATTCTGGTAAGTTTAATTTGGACATATGAATGATTCATTTTAAGCTTTTTTTGAGGTTGTCATTTATCAAAAATTTCTTTCTAATATCTTCATCAAAGAAATGATAACTTCAAAGCAACATTTTCATAATACCTTACAAAGAAGAGAAGATTGTAGGGTTCAATTTCCATAAAACATGGAATATTATCTTTTCCAAAGCCAAAGTCATGTAATTAATCACATAAAGTAACATTTGAACATCAAAACAAGACATACTGAAAACTTTAAAACTCCTAACTTGATTCTGGACCACTTGAGATGCTGTTCTATAGCGTTCACGAATCAATTTTCCTGGCTCTCCTGTAAATGAAAATGAGTAGATGATACACATGCACAAAATGCATAATTAAACACGTTTAGAAATAAGGGTAAGAACTAATCTAAATAAGAATTGCAATGAAAACAATTTCCAAATAATTCCATCGATCATTTATTAGCGTTGGATGGGAGAACTAATTAACATCAGAATCTTATTATATCATGAAAATAGAAATTACTTTGTTCATTGAAAGATGTGCGTCTATATTAAGTATCAAGGAAGCAACTTACCAGCTCTCTCTGATTCTAGTTCCCCAGCAGACATAATTACAGGTTCAATTCCCATAGCCTGAAATATAAGTTCTGTTTGAAATGATTTCCCTTGCCCTTTTCCTCCCCAAATACCtgaaagaaagtgaaaaataaaggttaaattttaaaacagaatgtGCAAAACATTCCCAATTGCATTTAGATTATACATGAAGCCTAAAGATTTCTTTGCGTGCATCAATCTCACGATTGCATTTGAGACAGAGAGAAATACAGTTTTCAAATAGATATTACTAACAGCAGGAACCTCACAAcaaattgttattttagtttGTTTAGGGTTTTAGATAAGCTATGGGAAAATTCATTTGCAGTTTGGTTCATACCTAGAATTAAAGGAACTTTAGTGTTGAGGACACGAGCTAGGTAGTTCTTCACAATGTGACATACTGCATTCACAAGGGGGGGGGAGTTACAATAATGAGAATCATGTATAAATTTGAATACATACAATTACAGAAAGGAAATGAGAGATGATGCAAGATTGAATAGATATAATAGGTGCATCAACTAACTAGAAATTTATAAGTGTATAAGATAAGTAAGCGGCAGCATTGATGGAGTGACAGGATGATGACAATTGACCAAAAACAGTAATGATAGAGAATGTATATAGTACAGAATGATGAGataggaaaataaaagaaatgacgTTAGTTTTACCAAGCTCACTTACTGCACCAAAATGAGTTATCACAGTGGGTCATTTTCAGAGAACTTACCAACTTTGtcctgtgaaaaaaaaaaaaaaaaaaagagaagcgAAGAGAAGCTGAAAAATGAAAGTTGAGAGAGAGAATGAAATTGGAATAAATATGATTTGATAAGAAAGTAGAGTACCATGAAGAGAGGAGCGATGTAATAATCGCCCTGAAGGTATTGAAAGGACCTCGTCACTTTTTGACGATAATCAAAGACAATGTCCGCtgcaacacaaaacaaaaaacaaaaggggGAGGTGATGTTTGATTGTTATTGATGGAAAAAAATGTGGAGCGTGAGAATAAAGGAATGGCATTAGAATTACAATCTTTGCCGAGAAAATTGCCGGCGAAAAGAGAATCGATGACGCCAGCACGCTGGCCGACGGCGATGTTCATGTTATCAGCCTCTTTCCCAAGTCGGTAGAGATAGTCTCTTCCCTCAGCGTCTTGGGCTTCCCACGACGACTGCTGAGACAACcgcttttccttcttcttcttcttctccttctccttctcttcatCACTATTATCACTGCATCGAACACGCAATTGCCCTCTGTGACTGTATGCATATCGATATTTTACGGTTGGATTTGGAATTGGAACCCTTAGACATGGACATGGTGGTGCTGAAGGTGATAACAACTTCGTCATCAGTCTTACCAGATGAAAGACAATTCCCCGCCACCCAAATCATTTCCATATATTATATACTATATCTTTTTtctcatccatttttttttaaataatggtatttcatcaaatttcaaattattattttaagaccGATTAAAAATAGCTCAGAGTCAGAGAGAGAAGATTGAGTCAATCTCAATTTTGCATTTCCATTTTGGTGAGGGAGCCCACCGAGAGTGACTAGGGAATTGCTTGGGTACGCACCAATTTTCAATAAatgtcaaaaatatttttatgggtATTTTCGATTATAATAGTAGGAGGAGTATTTCATTTTTGtagtgtcatttttttttcttcgcaAAATCTCAATCACTTAGTATAAGTTTCTTCCGTTAAGGTTGGTTTCAAAACGTATTTAGTCTCTGGTGGTGTAGGTGCATTGTTCAGGAGTATACGGTAAATTTTGGTTGATTTTCGTCACCGGAAAAGAAGAAGTACGcgaaaaaaatttgaagaacctacgaattgacaatccgtatgatTCATACGGATTAACAATTTGTATGattcatacggattgacaatccgtatgtccatatggattgacaatccgtatgtccatatggattgacaatctgtatgGTTCATACAGATTGCTGATCTGTaggtttgtaattttttttaaattgtgaataaaattatatgattgtaataattttagcaattgtgtgaattttttttaataattttagtaattataaaaatattgattttgatattattgtggtataaaaaaatattgattttgtgatattattttatagttttatagtggtataaacaaatgtatttagtaattagattgttaaaaaaaattataatacatataaactttttaaaaattactaaaactaacattagattgcttaaattttaatttagtgattaattaaaaataattttattcataaacatgaccaaattaattactaaaagaTACTATTTGTCGCTCAATGTTACTTCAACATTgcaaaaaatttatgatcaacACATAGTAAAACAACTATTATATAAGAAACTGATAACTAACAAAGGGATAATATTAGACAAATTGTTTGTAGCAAAAGTATAGTTACGGAATTCCTAATAATTAAAAGGAATAATGTTCCAAGTCCTAATAATGCTCAAAGTCGTAATAATGTTCCAAGTCCTAATAATGttgaatttaattcataaacatgaccaaaataaaacatgattAACTATTGGATCAAGGAATTCGAAGATAATTTCCATGTCAGCTTTGAAGGGCAGGgtttcacaaaaatattttcattcaactccaattttaattttctttttccactGATTGAACCCAACCCGACATTCTGCAACGTCCTTCAAATGCAAATGAGTCCAGCCTTTGTCTTTAAGAAAGCAATACATGGTACTTGGAACGTCCTGATATAAGAATAATGTTATGtcaacaatttataaaatttaaaacttggaAGATAAAGAATTGTTTGCACCTAAATTGAAAAGTTGTTTACCAGGTTGCTGCAGATAATTTTGTGCGAAGTGAAATATACCTTGAAAGTGACAGAATTTGGCACTTGACACTATAATGAGTGTCATCTTGAGAATGATTTTGGAAGGCTATTGCTCTTGAATATGGTGAGAAAGAATACACTCTTACCATAATGAGTTAGCGACACTTGATGATCTTCGGTTAGGTGATAAAAATCTCTTAGTGTTGTACACCCTGCTACAATGACTGATTGGTTCAAATCTTGGTTGTAGACAATGGTATGGAAATTTCCATCCTTATCAATGAAATGCCATAAACGGTCAAGTATGTATTTCCACCTCATAGCAAATGACATACTAACTTCATCGTAAATCTACATTTGATATAACAAAATAAGGTTGGTTAGttacacaaaataacaaaataatgatatgttaattaaatcaaaatgaagatgaCCTAGTCTTTGGCGTTAATGGTGTTTAAAATAGTATCTGGTGGAATCGCGATGTTCAGCATGATCTTGGCTATTTCGCAGCATTATTTGTACTCTTCATTTGTTAATTCTGACATAATTCATATTCAAGTATGATATAACAAAATTGACATTCAATTAGCAGTTATGATAAACACCAATTCATTCTTAGTAATTGGTAGAATTATTAATCTATTAACTCgacatatatttgaaaaaaatcattcttagcattaaaatttttaatatatatttaatacacatataagtttacataataaattttgtaataattaattttgatctaataatatatttatatatatatatatataattttttttattaaacctattattttcatttaaaatttatatatgtaaaaaaatattattagatcaaaattaattattataaaatttattatgtaaatttatatatttattaaatatatattacaaattttaataccattaactattttttaacataataaacttGTTTGCTCTATTGATTGAATTAAAGTGTGGTACTTATAAAACGAAAGTTTCGTGTGTTCGAGAGTAGAGTTACAATTTTGCACCTCTGACTTTCTATCGGCCAAGTCCTCTGGGGACATTGTGAATTTGCACGTTGGAAAGTGAACCCAGTCTTCCCCCTTGGATCCTCTCGCGACGGAAGAATCAAATATTACTATCTTAAGACCTGTTGTTCTTGCCAAAACCACTGAACACGATATCTATAACTTATGTTACCCCCCATTTCCACTAAATACATACTTGAACGCTTCAAAAAGTGGTGtttcgttaaaaaaaaaaacgtctCCACCaactaataaagaaaatgaaattacaAAGATATGGGTTACTAAAAATTTTATTCGATTCGTATTGATATTTGCATGTGAATGATTgaatcgatttttttaaaaagtgtcTTCTCATGAAACAAAATATTGTGTGGAACTCTTAACAATGACGTAATTATGTTGACAATAAGGAAAGTAAAAAGACTTAACACTCaaattaaagttgtttttttattggcaaattATGTTCATTAATTACGTGTAGAATTCGACTCTCAATAATGGGCAGCAAGTCAGCAATCAACTACAGGCATCTGGCACATTGACACCAACGACTAACAATTAGGTTAGATTTATCCTTGTAGTTTGCCAATTacccatttaaaaataataaaatatattgttcggtaattaattaatactagtACGTCTAAGATCGTTGTTGGGCGTTGGCACTTGTTTTCTAcactttggataattttttggAGTCAgtaatctaattaattaataaattcacCAAATTATATCTGCTCTTCTTGAATGGTACATAGCTGGAATGTATCACACACCGGCATCTGCCTTACTTGTAAGTGCGTATAACGCCCCTTTAACTGTTAATATTCTACCTTCAAATATAGTAGTAATTAtcaatgcaagaaaaaaaatgttttatatattatgagaacgtgaaagaagaaaattaaacacTGCTAGATCTCATTGAATTGGGGCATCAATTATTAGAAAAAGTTGCTAACTTCATGCATATTAATTTGTTGCCATAAAATCCTTGGTTTAGTTACTCGTCAATTCCCTTCTCTGATTCGATCTCGATCAAATCGCAAGTACGCAAAAACTCAATGGGTAACTTATTCAGTACTAGCAGTGTAGACGAATCTTCCATTCACATGCACAACGTAGTCTAGTGAGAGAAGTACTATAGATAGTTTTGATTTTACTGCGAATTGcatgtgcattttaatttagaGTTAGCGCGCGCACATGcacacaccaaaaaaaaaaagaacatgtttgtatctttatctatatttttatacccAGTTACTTCATCCGTTAAATACAAGTGGAAAAGAAAGGTACGTAATACCCGTGTTTGTGTCTTTATCTATACTTTTATACCCAATTACTTCAGCCGTTAAATACAAGTATAGGTGACTCTAGATCTGCGCGTCGGTGCATGCGTACGTACCTATGGTGGAACCATATGGTAGCCAACTTATTTGGTGAGGTGAGGTCCATCTCCAACGAGTTTAATAATAGTCTTTAATTTTAGCAGGAATGATTACATACTCTTCATAAGTACCTGCTCGAACGTGAATGGTGTAAGGCTTGTCGCTCACTGTTGTATAATTTCCACTCCCATCCTTGGATACTATAATAGTACCGTGGCAGCACACTACAGCTGAAACTAAGATCAGCAACACTGCAGTTGTTGAGTCCATGATGCAGCAGCTACAATATTTTCTTCGATGATGATCGTTTCTGTATgtgtttctatatatatatggagCAGGTTTGGTAGAAACCACCACGTTGACTTGTGTACActccaacatatatatataaatgaaaagaaattaactTATTCGACCCCTAAACTTCAAAGGCCAGGGAGCCCAAGAGAAACCATATATGGagattttaaagaatttaaggCAAATTAAGGGTCGTCAAAGATTAATTTTAGAATTCATCACTAGCAAAATTTCTTAAAGAGTAATACTATCCAAGCAACTAACTAAAAACCACATATAAAACTCCAAAATGACAGTGCACAGCATCTAAAGATGCAATTTATCCacagaaataattatttattaaagaaaaactaaCCACTTTCTACTTTTCTTTAGTTAGAAAAGAATCCAATAATTCTATTTTTGGGCTCGGAGAATCCAATGAATTTAAGTCAAAAGTATGGCATGCATTTCGtggtgattaaaaataatactaaatgcATCCTCCC of the Glycine max cultivar Williams 82 chromosome 13, Glycine_max_v4.0, whole genome shotgun sequence genome contains:
- the LOC100805465 gene encoding ribulose bisphosphate carboxylase/oxygenase activase, chloroplastic, yielding MTKLLSPSAPPCPCLRVPIPNPTVKYRYAYSHRGQLRVRCSDNSDEEKEKEKKKKKEKRLSQQSSWEAQDAEGRDYLYRLGKEADNMNIAVGQRAGVIDSLFAGNFLGKDSDIVFDYRQKVTRSFQYLQGDYYIAPLFMDKVVCHIVKNYLARVLNTKVPLILGIWGGKGQGKSFQTELIFQAMGIEPVIMSAGELESERAGEPGKLIRERYRTASQVVQNQGKMSCLMINDIDAGLGRFGNTQMTVNNQIVVGTLMNLSDNPTRVSVGQDWRESDVTNRIPIIVTGNDFSTLYAPLIRDGRMDKFYWQPNQEDILNIVHRMYEKDSISRDEVERVVNTFPNQALDFYGALRSRTYDRSILKWIDDIGGVENFGNKLLKRRKDQSLPVFIPPEQTVDALLESGYSLIKEQRLIMETKLSKEYMKNIDD